The following is a genomic window from Hymenobacter monticola.
TTGTTTGACGCTTTTGCCGCCGGCTCCACCAGGCAGCCAGCACCACGGCGAGCACGGCCCCAATGCCGTCGCTCAGCAAGTCGCTCCACTCGCCGTGGCGGCCGAGGCGCATGGTCATTTGCAGTACTTCAATCAGGGCGCCGAAGGCGATGCTGGCGGCCAACACGGCCAGGCCGGCGTGGCGGGCCAGCCGGGGCCAGCGGCGCTGCCGGTGCAGCGAAAACCAGCCCAGGCCGGCCAGTACGAAAAACACGCCCGCGTGGGCCGCTGTGTCGAACGACAGCAGCTCCCACACGGGCGTGCGCGGCATTTCTTTGGCCGGTGTCAGGGTGAGCACCAGCACGACGGCGGCCCAGACCAAGGGCAAGCCGAAATAGGGACGGGGGGAAGCAGGCAAGGGGTTGGGGGGCAAAGAAACAAATGGCATTGCCGCGCCCTAGCCAAAACGGTGCTAGCTTTTTTAGGCGCCCACCAGCTCGCCGTAGGCTTCGGCGGTCAGCAGCTCGGCGAGCTCGGCGGGGTTGGCGATGGCAATTTTCACCATCCAGCCGTCGCCGTAGGGGTCCGAGTTCACGGTTTCGGGGGCGTCGCTCAGCTTGTCGTTCACTTCCAGCACCGTGCCGGTGATGGGGCTGAACAAGTCCGAAACCGTCTTCACGGCTTCCACCGTGCCGAACACCTCGTGCTGGGCCACTTCTTTGTCGAGGGTGTCGATGTCGACGTACACAATGTCGCCGAGCTCTTTCTGGGCGTGGTCGGTGATGCCCACGTAGGCAACGTCGCCTTCAACGCGAATCCATTCGTGGTCCTTGGTGTAGTGCAGGGTGGCGGGCAGGTTCATAAGATGGTGGGGTGAGTGGATTGGTGGAGTAGTGGATTTGCCGGTCAAAAGTACGCAGCGAACTCCGCCAACCCACCAATCCACTCACCCGCCCTACTGCGCCAAGCTGTAGCGCAGCTGCACGCCGGCCTCGGTGTTGGAGTTGCGGAAGGCGTTGCTGATGCGCGGCGTGGTGATGGTCTGGCTGTAGTAGAACTGCAGGTTCAGGCGCGTGTTCAGCAGGTAGTCCACGGTGGGGCGCAGCTGCATGGTTTTCGAGCCGTTGGTGATGGTGCTCGTCGGGGTGCCCACGTTGGGAACCTGGTTCTGGTTGTTGCCGGGGTCGTAGGAGTTGTTGATGCTGCGCTGCACCGTGATGTTGTCGCGGATGCTGAGGTCGAGGCGGGCCGTGAGGTTATTTTTCAGCACGCGCTGCTCGCCACCCACCCGGAAGGGCAGCTTCAGGCTGTTGGTGGCGTAGCCGAAGCCCACCACGATTTCGTTGGTGTGCAGCTCGGTTACCTGGGCGTTGGTGGTATTCAGCACCACCGAACGGTCGGTGCGGTACTCCAGGCGGCCGGTTACCTTGTTCACCGTCTGGAAATTGACCCCGATGAGCGGCGACAGGCGTTCCACAATGCTCACTTGGTTCACGATGTAGTACGGGATGTACTGTTTGATAATCTGGTTGCTCTTATCATCGATTTTCGTGGCAAAATCCGGCTCTTTGGTGTATAGGTTCGAGGTGGTGTAGCTGCCCAGGTTGTAGAGCGAAGAATAGGCGTGGTTGAGGGTGAAGGAGCTGAAATAGCGCTTGACGAGCGGCAGCTGGGCAAAGCCATTATAGTCGACGCGCCAGTTGGGCAGCGGCAGCATGGCAAAGGGGTTATATTTCTTGGCCGTGTAGCCATCCGACGACTTGCCGTGGTAGGCATCGTTAAAGCTCTGGATAAGCACGGCCTGCGAATTATAGCCGTAGCCATTGAGCCTGCCGAGAGGGTTCGCCTCGGGACTGCCCGAAAGCTGCTCCTGCACGATTTTCCGGTTTTTCACAAACTGGTTGAAGGCGGCCGACGTCTCGCCGTTGGCCCCCAGGTCGCCAAACAAGGTTTGGATGGTGACGGTGGACGTGCTGAACGAGCCCGAACCGAGCGACTGCTGCGAAATAATATTGAGCGGTTCCAGGGTGTTTTCGTCTACCTGCCGGCGGTAATACGACTCGTTGTTGCGGGCCAGCTGCCGGCGCGCATCCACCTGAATGTTGAAGTCGCGGAAGGGCTCCAGGGTGGTGCGCAGCGTCAGGGTTTCGGTCAGCAGCGAGCTGAGGGCCGAGTTGAGGTACTGGCTCTGGTCGGTGTACCAGCCGTTGTCGCGGGCTCTTTCATACAAATCATCCAAGGCATACTGCTTGCCCAGGATGAACGGAATGCCCGGGGCCGTCAGCGTCTCGTCGAGGCCGAACACTTTGGTTTTGGGCAGGTAGCCGGGCAGCAGCGTGCCGTTGGAGCGGTTGTAGGTGAAG
Proteins encoded in this region:
- the gcvH gene encoding glycine cleavage system protein GcvH, translated to MNLPATLHYTKDHEWIRVEGDVAYVGITDHAQKELGDIVYVDIDTLDKEVAQHEVFGTVEAVKTVSDLFSPITGTVLEVNDKLSDAPETVNSDPYGDGWMVKIAIANPAELAELLTAEAYGELVGA